A genome region from Labrys wisconsinensis includes the following:
- a CDS encoding leucyl aminopeptidase yields MAFDVRLSLAPLAPPAGGVGIVFVDADLGAGPVTTAFLAGAGDLLKRAAEADGFKGKALSTLDIVAPAGLALSRLIVVGLGKADDIARADWVKVGGTLAGRIPAGAASATVLLETPSGPLEPAKAADIGLGARLRAYAFERYKTRKKDADAEAKTLALTLAVGDEAVVKKALKARAAVADGVILARDLVNEPPNVLYPEEFADRAKALEKLGVEVDVLDVKAMRKLGMGALLGVGQGSAHESRLVVMRWNGAKDAKQPPVAFIGKGVTFDTGGISIKPGAGMEDMKGDMGGAACVVGLMQALAARKAKVNAVGAIGLTENMPDGNAQRPGDIVTSLSGQTIEIINTDAEGRLVLADVLWYVQERYKPKFMVDLATLTGAILVALAQEHAGLFSNNDELAGRLLEAGTRTGERVWRMPLGPEYDKMIDSKFADMKNTGGRHGGSITAAQFLQRFVNDTPWAHLDIAGTAMGSPASEINRSWGSGWGVRLLDRLVADHYEG; encoded by the coding sequence ATGGCTTTCGACGTCAGACTCTCCCTTGCCCCGCTCGCACCGCCTGCCGGCGGCGTCGGCATCGTCTTCGTCGACGCGGACCTGGGGGCCGGTCCCGTCACCACAGCCTTCCTCGCCGGCGCAGGCGACCTGCTGAAACGGGCGGCGGAGGCGGACGGCTTCAAGGGCAAGGCCCTGTCGACGCTCGACATCGTCGCGCCGGCCGGGCTGGCGCTCTCCCGCCTGATCGTGGTCGGCCTCGGCAAGGCCGACGACATCGCCCGGGCCGACTGGGTCAAGGTGGGCGGCACCCTCGCCGGCCGCATCCCGGCCGGCGCCGCCAGCGCGACGGTGCTGCTCGAAACGCCCTCCGGCCCGCTCGAGCCGGCCAAGGCCGCCGATATCGGCCTCGGCGCCCGGCTGCGGGCCTATGCCTTCGAGCGCTACAAGACCAGGAAGAAGGATGCCGACGCCGAGGCCAAGACGCTGGCCCTGACGCTGGCGGTCGGCGACGAGGCGGTCGTCAAGAAGGCGCTCAAGGCGCGGGCGGCCGTCGCCGACGGCGTCATCCTCGCCCGCGACCTGGTCAACGAGCCGCCGAACGTGCTCTATCCCGAAGAGTTCGCCGACCGTGCCAAGGCGCTGGAGAAGCTCGGCGTCGAGGTCGACGTGCTCGACGTCAAGGCGATGCGCAAGCTCGGCATGGGCGCGCTCCTCGGCGTCGGCCAGGGCTCGGCCCATGAGAGCCGCCTGGTGGTGATGCGCTGGAACGGGGCCAAGGACGCCAAGCAGCCGCCGGTCGCCTTCATCGGCAAGGGCGTCACCTTCGACACCGGCGGCATCTCGATCAAGCCGGGCGCGGGCATGGAGGACATGAAGGGCGACATGGGCGGCGCGGCCTGCGTGGTCGGCCTGATGCAGGCCCTCGCCGCGCGCAAGGCCAAGGTCAACGCCGTCGGCGCCATCGGCCTCACCGAGAACATGCCGGACGGCAATGCCCAGCGGCCGGGCGACATCGTCACCTCCTTGTCCGGCCAGACCATCGAGATCATCAACACCGACGCCGAGGGCCGCCTGGTGCTGGCGGACGTGCTTTGGTACGTCCAGGAACGCTACAAGCCGAAGTTCATGGTCGACCTGGCGACGCTCACCGGCGCCATCCTGGTGGCCCTGGCGCAGGAACATGCCGGCCTGTTCTCCAACAATGACGAGCTCGCCGGCCGCCTGCTCGAAGCCGGCACCAGGACCGGGGAGCGCGTCTGGCGCATGCCGCTCGGGCCGGAATACGACAAGATGATCGATTCCAAGTTCGCCGACATGAAGAACACCGGCGGCCGGCACGGCGGCTCGATCACCGCGGCGCAGTTCCTGCAGCGCTTCGTCAACGACACGCCCTGGGCCCATCTCGACATTGCCGGCACCGCCATGGGCTCTCCGGCGAGCGAGATCAACCGGAGCTGGGGCTCGGGCTGGGGCGTGCGCCTGCTCGACCGGCTGGTGGCGGACCATTACGAGGGCTGA
- a CDS encoding glutathione S-transferase family protein, which translates to MATTLFGTEDSVYVRIVRLVLHEKKIIYDFVIADVFSPEALPASFAGRHPFGQIPAIEIDRIRLYETDAIVHYIEALHPDPPLVPADPLAAARARQIMRVIDNHAYRALVWGIYVPVWWREGREPDVTAIAAARLSLAALDDLIGAARLAPTSSLAGFYLGAVLATLDSVEAGSRLLDGCPHLRSWWDGFRGTPAMVATRSPQTQY; encoded by the coding sequence GTGGCGACCACCCTGTTCGGCACCGAAGACAGTGTCTACGTGCGCATCGTCCGGCTCGTCCTGCATGAGAAGAAGATCATCTATGATTTTGTCATAGCTGATGTTTTCTCCCCGGAGGCTTTGCCGGCGTCCTTCGCTGGGCGCCACCCGTTCGGCCAGATCCCGGCCATCGAGATCGATCGCATCCGCCTCTACGAGACGGACGCGATCGTCCACTACATCGAGGCGCTCCATCCCGATCCGCCGCTCGTGCCGGCCGACCCGCTGGCAGCCGCCCGCGCCCGGCAGATCATGCGGGTGATCGACAATCACGCCTATCGCGCCCTGGTCTGGGGGATCTACGTGCCGGTCTGGTGGCGGGAGGGCCGGGAGCCCGACGTGACGGCCATCGCCGCGGCGAGGCTGTCGCTCGCGGCCCTGGATGACCTGATCGGGGCTGCGCGCCTCGCCCCCACATCGTCGCTGGCCGGGTTCTATCTTGGGGCCGTCCTGGCGACGCTCGACAGCGTCGAGGCCGGCTCCCGCCTGCTCGACGGGTGTCCGCACCTGCGGTCCTGGTGGGACGGGTTCCGCGGGACGCCGGCGATGGTTGCCACGCGGTCGCCGCAGACGCAGTATTGA
- a CDS encoding DNA polymerase III subunit chi: MTEALFYHLQRVPLERVLPDLLERSIGRGWRCAVQASEERVRALDDLLWTFSEASFLPHGVEADDGARQPIVLVTHAGNPNGAVVRFLVDGAALPEEPNAYERLVVLFDGNDEDAVATAREHWKVAKGLGLAATYWQQNEQGRWEKRA, encoded by the coding sequence ATGACCGAAGCGCTCTTCTACCACCTTCAGCGGGTGCCGCTCGAACGGGTGCTGCCGGACCTGCTCGAGCGCTCGATCGGGCGCGGCTGGCGCTGTGCCGTCCAGGCCTCGGAGGAGCGGGTGCGGGCGCTGGACGACCTGCTCTGGACCTTTTCCGAGGCGAGCTTCCTGCCGCACGGCGTCGAGGCGGACGACGGTGCCAGGCAGCCGATCGTCCTCGTCACCCATGCCGGCAACCCCAACGGCGCCGTCGTGCGCTTCCTGGTCGACGGCGCAGCGCTGCCGGAAGAGCCCAATGCCTATGAGCGCCTCGTGGTGCTGTTCGACGGCAATGACGAGGACGCCGTCGCCACCGCCCGCGAGCACTGGAAGGTCGCCAAGGGCCTCGGCCTCGCGGCCACGTACTGGCAGCAGAACGAGCAGGGGCGCTGGGAAAAGCGGGCGTGA
- the panC gene encoding pantoate--beta-alanine ligase has product MAITIVRTVAALRSAVAALRRGGGTIGLVPTMGALHDGHIALVERGRREADHVAASIFVNPTQFAVGEDLALYPRTEAADLARLEAAGTALAFIPAPEEMYPAGFATTVSLAGPAAAGLEDRFRPTHFAGVATVVAKLFVQSQADIAVFGEKDYQQLMVVTRMARDLDLPIRVVGAPTVREADGLAMSSRNRYLAPDERAAAPVLHRVLAACARTIRGGGHAGAALAEGREAIERAGFALDYLEARQAESLAPLADGTGGPIRLLVAARIGKTRLIDNLGV; this is encoded by the coding sequence ATGGCCATCACGATCGTACGCACCGTTGCGGCCTTGCGGTCCGCCGTCGCGGCCTTGCGCCGGGGCGGCGGCACGATCGGCCTCGTCCCGACCATGGGCGCGCTGCATGACGGGCATATCGCCCTGGTCGAACGAGGCCGCCGCGAGGCGGACCACGTCGCCGCCTCGATCTTCGTCAATCCCACCCAGTTCGCGGTCGGCGAGGACCTCGCCCTCTATCCCCGGACGGAAGCGGCCGACCTCGCGCGGCTCGAAGCCGCCGGCACCGCCCTCGCCTTCATCCCGGCGCCGGAGGAGATGTACCCGGCCGGCTTCGCCACCACGGTCTCGCTCGCCGGGCCTGCGGCCGCCGGCCTGGAGGACCGTTTCCGCCCGACGCATTTTGCCGGCGTCGCCACCGTGGTGGCCAAGCTCTTCGTGCAGAGCCAGGCCGATATCGCCGTGTTCGGGGAGAAGGATTATCAGCAGCTGATGGTCGTCACGCGCATGGCGCGCGACCTGGACCTGCCCATTCGAGTCGTCGGCGCGCCGACGGTGCGCGAAGCCGACGGCCTCGCCATGTCCTCGCGCAACCGCTATCTCGCGCCGGACGAGCGGGCCGCCGCGCCGGTGCTCCACCGGGTCCTCGCCGCCTGCGCCCGCACGATTCGTGGCGGCGGCCATGCCGGCGCGGCGCTGGCCGAGGGGCGCGAGGCGATCGAGCGGGCCGGATTCGCCCTGGACTATCTCGAGGCGCGGCAGGCCGAGAGCCTGGCGCCGCTGGCGGACGGGACGGGAGGGCCGATCCGCCTGCTGGTCGCCGCCCGCATCGGCAAGACCCGGCTGATCGACAATCTGGGCGTCTGA
- a CDS encoding VWA domain-containing protein, which yields MPDLPAGSARTDASAPSGAGAVADFLADVHAVVPAGERGRLIFALDATMSRQHTWDTACRLQGEMFREAGRIGGLDMQLVYFRGLGECRASRWAGDAERFGTLMSRIDCRGGHTQIGRVLNHAAGEARRGRVGALVYVGDAVEEPADMLCARAGELALLGVPVFAFQEGRDAMVESVLREIARLTRGAWSRFDASAAHELAALLRAAAAYAAGGRRALAALSDRGGPAAARLLQQIGRP from the coding sequence ATGCCCGATCTGCCAGCCGGCTCCGCCCGTACCGATGCTTCCGCACCGTCAGGTGCGGGGGCGGTGGCGGATTTCCTGGCCGACGTCCACGCCGTGGTGCCGGCGGGGGAGCGGGGCCGCCTGATCTTCGCGCTCGATGCCACGATGAGCCGCCAGCACACCTGGGACACGGCCTGCCGCCTGCAGGGCGAGATGTTTCGCGAGGCCGGCCGGATCGGCGGGCTCGACATGCAGCTGGTCTATTTCCGCGGCCTCGGCGAATGCCGGGCGTCGCGCTGGGCCGGCGATGCCGAGCGGTTCGGGACGCTGATGAGCCGGATCGATTGCCGCGGCGGCCATACCCAGATCGGCCGCGTCCTCAATCATGCGGCGGGCGAGGCGCGGCGCGGGCGTGTCGGGGCCCTCGTCTATGTCGGGGACGCCGTGGAGGAGCCGGCGGACATGCTGTGCGCCCGCGCGGGCGAGCTGGCGCTGCTCGGCGTGCCGGTCTTCGCCTTCCAGGAGGGGCGCGACGCGATGGTCGAGAGCGTGCTGCGCGAGATCGCCAGGCTGACGCGCGGCGCCTGGAGCCGCTTCGACGCTTCGGCCGCGCATGAGCTGGCGGCGCTGCTGCGCGCGGCCGCCGCCTACGCCGCGGGCGGCCGCCGGGCTCTGGCCGCCCTGTCGGACCGTGGCGGCCCCGCGGCCGCCCGCCTGCTGCAGCAGATCGGCCGGCCATGA
- a CDS encoding DnaJ domain-containing protein — protein sequence MNQLILGAIALVAVLWLLRGYTKASPSAMARLMRKLAGYAAMLVAALLLVRGRFDAAIPLFVFGAGLAGWMPGLPALFGGGGRPSRGRVSAVRSRFLQMELDHDSGTLRGDVLAGRFAGRRLDDLGPNELGALYREALSDPESRSLLEAYLDRRAPGWREHFEQDAAAGPGEGARRSSNAMTKEEAHQILGVEPGAGAEEIRRAHRALMKKLHPDQGGSTYLAARVNEARDVLLGSHR from the coding sequence ATGAATCAGCTCATCCTCGGCGCCATCGCCCTCGTCGCCGTGCTCTGGCTGCTGCGGGGCTATACCAAGGCGAGCCCCAGCGCCATGGCGCGGCTCATGCGCAAGCTCGCGGGCTACGCCGCGATGCTCGTGGCGGCGCTGCTGCTGGTGCGCGGCCGCTTCGACGCCGCTATCCCGCTCTTCGTGTTCGGCGCTGGCCTCGCCGGCTGGATGCCCGGCCTGCCGGCACTGTTCGGTGGCGGGGGCCGCCCCTCGCGGGGGCGGGTCAGCGCGGTCCGCTCGCGCTTCCTGCAGATGGAGCTCGACCATGACAGCGGCACGCTGCGCGGCGATGTCCTGGCCGGCCGCTTCGCCGGTCGCAGGCTCGACGATCTCGGGCCGAACGAGCTCGGAGCGCTCTACCGCGAAGCGCTGAGCGATCCGGAGAGCCGTTCACTCCTCGAAGCTTATCTCGACCGCCGGGCGCCCGGATGGCGTGAACACTTCGAGCAGGACGCGGCAGCGGGGCCGGGCGAAGGCGCTCGGCGCAGCAGCAACGCGATGACCAAGGAGGAAGCTCACCAGATCCTTGGGGTGGAGCCGGGGGCGGGCGCCGAAGAGATTCGACGGGCTCACCGGGCGCTCATGAAGAAACTCCATCCCGACCAGGGGGGCTCGACGTATCTGGCCGCGCGGGTGAACGAGGCTAGGGACGTTCTTCTCGGAAGCCATCGCTGA
- a CDS encoding D-alanyl-D-alanine carboxypeptidase has product MLSGWIRGRLARSATIAVAGIIAFSSILAFDTGSAEARRRHAAYQAPKKHRVAARPTRARQVAAPTSATQDPRFASIVVDVKAGRTLEQANPDGLRHPASITKVMTLYMLFEQLQAGRLTLDSQLPVSAHAAAQAPTKLGLRPGSTIAVGDAIRGIVTRSANDAAVVVAEALGGTEDNFAAMMTRKARSLGMTRTTYRNASGLPNPGQITTARDLATLGVAIQDRFPQYYRFFSTRAFVFRGHEIGNHNRLLGSVEGVDGIKTGYTQASGFNLLTSVKRDGRQLIAVVLGGRSGASRDATMRQLIASNLPRAYAGNRQTQQMFAAADPAPLPRQAAAASVAVPTPAPAKIRPAVVAETPKPKANAPVAAPMQLASLADDDAVAKPAAKPRPRPLEIARPAVASTVEAGPALRWVQGPAPVTAPATPPARTAQQAVAEPATTATVRTVTFRVDDKGDAVADAPPSASPPAAPEPAAAPEQPAAQRSGWVIQIGATDSEDQARRLLTRAQSTGHGALSSAEPFTETVEKNGSTLWRARFAGFEDQRQAQAACAALKSRDFPCMPVRL; this is encoded by the coding sequence ATGCTGTCAGGATGGATCAGGGGCAGATTGGCCCGGAGCGCCACCATCGCGGTTGCAGGCATCATCGCCTTCAGTAGCATCCTCGCCTTCGACACCGGGTCCGCCGAGGCGCGCCGCCGCCACGCGGCCTATCAGGCGCCCAAGAAGCACAGGGTCGCCGCCCGGCCGACCAGGGCGCGTCAGGTTGCCGCGCCCACCAGCGCCACGCAGGATCCGCGCTTCGCCTCCATCGTCGTCGACGTCAAGGCCGGCCGCACCCTCGAGCAGGCCAATCCGGACGGCCTGCGCCACCCCGCCTCCATCACCAAGGTGATGACCCTCTACATGCTGTTCGAGCAGCTGCAGGCCGGCCGCCTGACGCTCGACAGCCAGCTGCCGGTCTCGGCCCATGCCGCCGCCCAGGCACCGACCAAGCTCGGCCTGCGTCCGGGCTCGACCATCGCCGTGGGCGATGCCATCCGCGGCATCGTCACCCGCTCGGCCAACGATGCCGCCGTGGTGGTGGCCGAGGCCCTCGGCGGCACGGAAGACAATTTCGCGGCCATGATGACGCGCAAGGCCCGCTCCCTCGGCATGACGCGCACCACCTATCGCAACGCCTCGGGCCTGCCCAATCCCGGCCAGATCACCACCGCGCGCGACCTCGCCACCCTGGGCGTGGCGATCCAGGACCGCTTCCCCCAATATTATCGCTTCTTCTCCACGCGCGCCTTTGTCTTCCGCGGGCACGAGATCGGCAACCATAACCGTCTTCTCGGCAGTGTCGAAGGCGTCGACGGCATCAAGACCGGCTACACCCAGGCAAGCGGCTTCAACCTGCTCACCTCGGTCAAGCGCGACGGCCGCCAGTTGATCGCCGTGGTGCTGGGCGGCCGCTCCGGCGCCTCGCGTGACGCCACCATGCGCCAGCTCATCGCCAGCAACCTGCCGCGCGCCTATGCCGGCAATCGCCAGACCCAGCAGATGTTCGCGGCCGCCGACCCGGCCCCGCTGCCCCGGCAGGCCGCCGCGGCGAGCGTGGCGGTGCCGACCCCGGCCCCGGCCAAGATCCGGCCGGCCGTGGTGGCCGAGACGCCCAAGCCCAAGGCGAACGCACCCGTCGCCGCGCCGATGCAGCTCGCCTCGCTCGCCGACGACGATGCGGTGGCCAAGCCGGCCGCCAAGCCGCGGCCGCGGCCGCTCGAGATCGCCCGGCCCGCAGTGGCCTCCACGGTCGAGGCCGGCCCGGCGCTACGCTGGGTCCAGGGGCCCGCGCCGGTCACCGCGCCGGCGACGCCTCCCGCCCGCACGGCCCAGCAGGCCGTCGCCGAACCGGCCACCACCGCCACGGTCCGCACCGTCACCTTCCGCGTCGACGACAAGGGCGACGCCGTCGCCGATGCGCCCCCATCCGCCTCCCCTCCGGCCGCGCCCGAACCCGCCGCCGCGCCGGAGCAGCCCGCTGCCCAGCGCAGCGGCTGGGTGATCCAGATCGGCGCCACCGACAGCGAGGACCAGGCCCGCCGACTGCTCACCCGCGCCCAATCCACCGGCCACGGCGCCCTGTCCAGCGCCGAGCCCTTCACCGAGACGGTGGAGAAGAACGGCTCGACGCTGTGGCGGGCCCGCTTCGCCGGCTTCGAAGACCAGCGTCAGGCCCAGGCCGCCTGCGCTGCCCTGAAGTCGCGTGACTTCCCCTGCATGCCCGTTCGTCTGTGA
- a CDS encoding phasin family protein, producing the protein MFQSIDEVQKLSKENLDLASKSFAAVSKGLQAIAADTADYTKKSFETSSATFEKLLGAKSLDKALEIQTDFARTAYEGFVAQSTKIGELVTNIARESYKPFEGILAKTAK; encoded by the coding sequence ATGTTCCAGTCGATCGACGAAGTGCAGAAGCTGAGCAAGGAAAATCTCGATCTCGCCAGCAAGAGCTTCGCCGCGGTCTCCAAGGGCCTGCAGGCGATCGCGGCTGACACCGCGGACTACACCAAGAAGTCCTTCGAGACGTCCTCGGCCACCTTCGAGAAGCTGCTCGGCGCCAAGTCGCTCGACAAGGCGCTCGAGATCCAGACCGATTTCGCGCGCACGGCCTACGAAGGCTTCGTGGCCCAGAGCACCAAGATCGGCGAGCTGGTCACCAACATCGCCAGGGAGAGCTACAAGCCCTTCGAGGGCATCCTGGCCAAGACCGCCAAATAG
- the clpS gene encoding ATP-dependent Clp protease adapter ClpS, whose protein sequence is MMGHFISSPQTPPAAVLRAMAREPRAPGDGTGAAVITKTKPQTKRPPVYRVLLLNDDYTPMDFVVEVLERFFNKDREEATHIMLHVHHNGVGECGVYTYEVAETKVTQVMDFARKHQHPLQCVMEKK, encoded by the coding sequence ATGATGGGACACTTCATATCCTCGCCGCAGACCCCGCCCGCAGCCGTCTTGCGCGCCATGGCCCGCGAGCCGCGCGCGCCGGGCGACGGCACCGGCGCGGCGGTGATCACCAAGACCAAGCCGCAGACCAAGCGTCCGCCGGTCTATCGCGTCCTGCTGCTCAACGACGACTACACGCCGATGGACTTCGTCGTGGAGGTGCTGGAGCGCTTCTTCAACAAGGACCGGGAGGAGGCCACCCACATCATGCTGCACGTCCACCACAATGGCGTGGGGGAGTGCGGCGTCTACACCTACGAGGTCGCCGAGACCAAGGTGACCCAGGTCATGGATTTCGCACGCAAGCACCAGCATCCCCTGCAATGCGTGATGGAAAAGAAGTGA
- the clpA gene encoding ATP-dependent Clp protease ATP-binding subunit ClpA encodes MPSFSRSLEQSLHRALAAANQRRHEYATLEHLLLSLIEDQDAAAVMRACNVDLDVLRRNLVEYIDTELENLVSDGREDAKPTAGFQRVIQRAVIHVQSSGREEVTGANVLVAIFAERESHAAYFLQEQDMTRYDAVNYISHGIAKRAGLSESKPPRGSDESEGETPKTGQGGEEGSKKKQDALDAYCVNLNKKAREGKIDPLIGRDLEITRTIQVLCRRQKNNPLFVGDPGVGKTAIAEGLARRIIERDVPEVLQGATVFALDMGTLLAGTRYRGDFEERLKQVVKEIEAYPGAILFIDEIHTVIGAGATSGGAMDASNLLKPALAAGALRCIGSTTYKEYRQYFEKDRALVRRFQKIDVAEPTIADTIEILKGLKPYYEEFHKLRYTNDAIKAAVELSAKYINDRKLPDKAIDVIDETGASQMLVPENRRKKSIGVKEIEATIATMARIPPKSVSKDDTETLRNLELNLKRVVYGQDKAIGQLSSAIKLARAGLRDPEKPIGNYLFSGPTGVGKTEVARQLASILGIELIRFDMSEYMERHTVSRLIGAPPGYVGFDQGGLLTDGIDQHPHCVLLLDEIEKAHPDLFNILLQVMDHGKLTDHNGKTVDFRNVILIMTTNAGAADLAKSAFGFTKSKREGDDTEAINRLFTPEFRNRLDATIPFAHLSQEIVSQVVDKFVLQLEAQLADRNVTIELAEDARTWLVANGYDELMGARPMARLIQQTIKTPLADEVLFGRLKSGGAVRVVVTTDENGKRALGFEYPDGPIAPKPERVVVEATAKPRRKSYRRVKVKGQALLSGPKSPPRGPRGSVPKVPLKTE; translated from the coding sequence GTGCCATCATTCTCCCGCAGCCTCGAACAGTCCCTCCACCGCGCCCTGGCCGCCGCCAACCAGCGGCGCCACGAATATGCCACGCTCGAGCATCTCCTGCTCTCGCTGATCGAGGACCAGGACGCCGCGGCCGTGATGCGCGCCTGCAACGTCGATCTCGACGTGCTGCGCCGCAACCTGGTCGAATATATCGACACCGAGCTGGAGAACCTGGTCTCCGACGGGCGCGAGGACGCCAAGCCGACCGCCGGCTTCCAGCGCGTCATCCAGCGCGCGGTGATCCACGTCCAGTCCTCCGGCCGCGAGGAGGTGACCGGGGCCAACGTGCTGGTCGCCATCTTCGCCGAGCGCGAGAGCCATGCCGCCTATTTCCTGCAGGAGCAGGACATGACCCGCTATGACGCGGTCAACTACATCTCGCACGGCATCGCCAAGCGGGCGGGCCTGTCGGAATCCAAGCCCCCGCGCGGCAGCGACGAGAGCGAGGGCGAGACGCCCAAGACCGGGCAGGGCGGCGAGGAGGGATCGAAGAAGAAGCAGGATGCGCTCGATGCCTATTGCGTCAACCTCAACAAGAAGGCGCGCGAGGGCAAGATCGACCCGCTGATCGGCCGCGACCTGGAGATCACCCGCACCATCCAGGTGCTGTGCCGCCGCCAGAAGAACAACCCGCTGTTCGTCGGCGACCCCGGCGTCGGCAAGACCGCCATTGCCGAAGGCCTGGCGCGCCGCATCATCGAGCGCGACGTGCCGGAGGTGCTGCAGGGCGCGACCGTGTTCGCGCTCGACATGGGCACGCTGCTCGCCGGCACCCGCTATCGCGGCGACTTCGAGGAGCGCCTGAAGCAGGTGGTCAAGGAGATCGAGGCCTATCCCGGCGCGATCCTGTTCATCGACGAGATCCACACGGTGATCGGCGCGGGCGCCACCTCGGGCGGGGCGATGGACGCCTCCAACCTCCTGAAGCCGGCCCTTGCGGCCGGAGCGCTGCGCTGCATCGGCTCGACCACCTACAAGGAATACCGCCAGTATTTCGAGAAGGACCGTGCCCTGGTCCGCCGCTTCCAGAAGATCGACGTGGCCGAGCCGACCATTGCCGACACGATCGAGATCCTGAAGGGCCTCAAGCCCTATTACGAGGAGTTCCACAAGCTGCGCTACACCAACGACGCCATCAAGGCGGCGGTGGAGCTGTCGGCCAAGTACATCAACGACCGCAAGCTGCCGGACAAGGCGATCGACGTGATCGACGAGACCGGCGCCTCGCAGATGCTGGTGCCGGAGAACCGTCGCAAGAAGTCGATCGGCGTCAAGGAGATCGAGGCGACGATCGCGACCATGGCGCGCATCCCGCCCAAGAGCGTCTCCAAGGACGACACGGAGACGCTGCGCAACCTGGAGCTCAACCTCAAGCGCGTGGTCTACGGCCAGGACAAGGCGATCGGCCAATTGTCCTCGGCGATCAAGCTGGCGCGGGCCGGCCTGCGCGATCCGGAGAAGCCGATCGGCAACTACCTCTTCTCCGGCCCGACCGGCGTCGGCAAGACCGAGGTGGCACGCCAGCTCGCCTCCATCCTCGGCATCGAGCTGATCCGCTTCGACATGTCCGAATACATGGAGCGCCACACGGTCTCGCGGCTGATCGGCGCGCCGCCCGGCTATGTCGGCTTCGACCAGGGCGGGCTCCTGACCGATGGCATCGACCAGCATCCCCATTGCGTGCTGCTGCTCGACGAGATCGAGAAGGCGCATCCGGACCTGTTCAACATCCTCCTGCAGGTGATGGACCACGGCAAGCTGACCGATCACAACGGCAAGACGGTCGATTTCAGGAACGTCATCCTGATCATGACCACCAATGCCGGCGCGGCCGACCTCGCCAAGTCCGCCTTCGGCTTCACCAAGTCGAAGCGGGAGGGCGACGACACCGAGGCGATCAACCGGCTGTTCACGCCGGAGTTCCGCAACCGCCTCGACGCGACGATCCCCTTCGCGCATCTCTCCCAGGAGATCGTGTCGCAGGTGGTCGACAAGTTCGTGCTGCAGCTCGAGGCCCAGCTCGCCGACCGCAACGTCACCATCGAGCTGGCCGAGGACGCCCGCACCTGGCTGGTGGCCAACGGCTATGACGAATTGATGGGCGCCCGCCCGATGGCGCGGCTGATCCAGCAGACGATCAAGACGCCGCTGGCCGACGAGGTGCTGTTCGGCAGGCTCAAGTCGGGCGGCGCGGTGCGCGTGGTGGTCACCACGGACGAGAACGGCAAGCGGGCGCTCGGCTTCGAGTATCCCGACGGCCCGATCGCCCCCAAGCCCGAGCGCGTGGTGGTCGAGGCGACCGCCAAGCCGCGTCGCAAGTCGTACCGGCGGGTGAAGGTCAAGGGGCAGGCGCTGCTGAGCGGCCCCAAATCGCCGCCGCGGGGTCCGCGAGGCTCGGTGCCCAAGGTGCCGCTCAAGACGGAATAG